From Coffea arabica cultivar ET-39 chromosome 2e, Coffea Arabica ET-39 HiFi, whole genome shotgun sequence, the proteins below share one genomic window:
- the LOC113729278 gene encoding uncharacterized protein produces MVADDFNVISKSSERSGGAPPNERNMEEFNDTMFSCGLVEVDFDGSPFTWTNETMWQCLDRSLVNEAWSNMFGVTKMSHLVWGRSNHVPLLIRSGQRPKQGSAFRFLNIWGKRPIFLETWNSQCFGNISQAVQQAEEKLRQCESEFQLRRDDISKSKLGEERAAFTRALAVESEF; encoded by the exons ATGGTGGCAGATGACTTCAATGTCATCTCCAAATCTAGTGAACGGTCCGGGGGGGCCCCTCCCAATGAACGCAACATGGAGGAGTTTAATGATACAATGTTTAGCTGTGGATTGGTGGAAGTTGACTTCGATGGTTCGCCTTTTACTTGGACGAACGAAACTATGTGGCAATGCCTTGACAGGTCACTTGTCAATGAAGCTTGGTCGAATATGTTCGGGGTAACTAAAATGTCTCACTTGGTCTGGGGAAGGTCAAATCATGTCCCGTTGCTGATCAGGAGTGGACAAAGGCCTAAGCAGGGTTCTGCATTCCGCTTTCTCAATATCTGGGGAAAGCGCCCAATTTTTTTGGAAACG TGGAATTCTCAATGTTTTGGTAATATCTCACAAGCGGTGCAGCAGGCCGAGGAGAAGCTGCGACAATGCGAGTCCGAGTTTCAACTGCGACGAGATGACATTTCGAAATCCAAGCTAGGGGAAGAACGGGCAGCATTTACAAGGGCTTTGGCTGTAGAGAGTGAATTTTAG